A single Camarhynchus parvulus chromosome 5, STF_HiC, whole genome shotgun sequence DNA region contains:
- the C5H14orf132 gene encoding uncharacterized protein C14orf132 homolog isoform X2, whose translation MDLSFMAAQLPVMGGAFMDSPNEDFSTEYSLFNSSANVHAASSMQNPPEETSRSSNDAILLWIAIIATIGNIVVVGVVYAFTF comes from the coding sequence CTTCCTGTTATGGGAGGAGCCTTTATGGACTCACCCAACGAGGACTTTAGTACAGAGTACTCCCTGTTTAACTCATCAGCCAACGTCCATGCAGCTTCTTCCATGCAGAATCCACCAGAAGAGACATCCCGTTCTTCAAATGATGCCATATTGTTATGGATTGCAATAATAGCAACAATTGGAAATATTGTGGTTGTGGGAGTGGTGTATGCCTTCACCTTCTAG